In Zingiber officinale cultivar Zhangliang chromosome 1A, Zo_v1.1, whole genome shotgun sequence, a genomic segment contains:
- the LOC122024490 gene encoding uncharacterized protein LOC122024490 codes for MHLSLWKPISHCAALILDKKNRWRGGGVAEDGSGRQRRPSAIRKLQESKLREALEEASEDGSLSKSQVMDAYEVFGNPDEGSISRSRSLARLRAQQEFLRATALAAERVFLSADSIPALDDAFAKFLTMYPKYQSSNRIDELRREEYCHLADSGARVCLDYCGFGLFSYLQSFQSWESSAFNLSEITANLSNHALYGGAEKGTVEHDIKTKIIDYLNIPENEYGLVFTFSRGSAFKLLAETYPFRTNKKLLTMFDHESQSVNWMAQCAREKGAKVHSASFKWPTLKLCSTELRKQISGKRRRRKDSAVGLFVFPAQSRVTGAKYSYQWMALAQQHNWHVLLDAGSLGPKDMDSLGLSLFRPDFIITSFYRVFGFDPTGFGCLLIKKSVLASLQNQNGSTGSGMVRVVPVFPQYLSDSIDGLDALDGIEDNTVNEKAESSMSDAQKGAQLPAFSGAFTSAQVRDVIESEMDQDNSSDRDGASTIFEETESISVGEVMKSPVFSEDDSSDNSFWIDLGQSPVVTDHSGLSNKGKLGSPLPPSWFSRKKNNKKVSPNFGSRAPRSPLSNDHGLSFDAAVLSVSQEQDRAEASEIWRKYAIPEHVNEIGEELKDKEADGKRAVTHENGLTSDICSASHVEVNESAIRRETEGEFRLLGRREGNNNRFASSKFLGIQENDRITSMDRKVSFSMEDNRIAEIFCGNSELCEVSGRALAGSDDEDDATHGDEDGSVQGSCRLEPEMVCRNIDHVDMMGLNKTTLRLRYLINWLVTSLLQLRLPDPAGGNGSSLVQIYGPKIKYERGAAVAFNVKDQSGTVIKPEIVQKLAEENGISLGIGFLSHIRLLDNQKPLPGELLADPANTGHESKSKTKNAVVRVEVVTASLGFLTNFEDVYKLWAFVAKFLDSAFLKNGRLSTISEIPET; via the coding sequence ATGCATCTCTCTCTATGGAAACCCATTTCTCACTGCGCCGCCCTCATCCTCGACAAGAAGAACCGGTGGAGAGGCGGCGGCGTAGCGGAAGATGGCAGCGGGCGGCAGCGGCGACCGTCGGCGATCCGGAAACTTCAGGAGAGCAAGCTCCGGGAAGCCCTAGAGGAGGCTTCCGAGGATGGGTCGCTGTCCAAGTCCCAGGTCATGGACGCCTACGAGGTCTTCGGTAACCCTGACGAGGGCTCCATCAGCCGCTCCAGGTCCCTCGCCCGCCTCCGCGCGCAGCAAGAGTTCCTCCGCGCCACCGCCCTCGCCGCCGAGCGCGTCTTCCTCTCCGCCGACTCCATCCCCGCCCTGGACGACGCCTTCGCCAAGTTCCTCACCATGTACCCCAAGTACCAGTCCTCCAACCGGATTGACGAGCTCCGGCGCGAGGAGTACTGCCACCTCGCCGACTCCGGCGCCCGGGTCTGCCTAGACTACTGCGGCTTCGGCCTCTTCTCCTACCTTCAGAGCTTCCAGAGCTGGGAGTCCTCCGCATTCAACCTCTCTGAGATCACCGCCAATTTGAGCAACCATGCTCTGTACGGCGGCGCCGAGAAAGGCACGGTGGAGCACGACATCAAGACCAAGATCATAGACTACCTCAACATCCCTGAGAACGAATATGGCCTTGTGTTTACCTTCAGCAGAGGTTCTGCCTTCAAATTGCTGGCTGAAACCTACCCGTTCCGCACCAACAAGAAGCTGTTGACAATGTTCGACCATGAGAGCCAGTCAGTGAATTGGATGGCCCAGTGTGCCAGGGAGAAGGGCGCCAAGGTCCATAGCGCATCATTCAAGTGGCCAACCCTCAAGCTCTGCTCCACCGAGCTGAGGAAGCAGATCTCCGGCAAGAGGAGGCGGAGGAAGGACTCTGCGGTCGGGCTCTTTGTGTTCCCGGCCCAATCTAGAGTCACCGGAGCTAAATACTCGTACCAGTGGATGGCACTCGCGCAGCAGCATAATTGGCATGTGCTGCTTGATGCAGGATCATTGGGACCGAAGGACATGGATTCACTCGGTCTTTCTCTTTTCCGGCCTGACTTCATCATCACCTCGTTCTATCGAGTGTTTGGGTTTGATCCGACTGGCTTCGGGTGCCTCTTGATTAAGAAATCTGTGTTGGCAAGCTTGCAGAATCAGAATGGCAGTACTGGAAGTGGAATGGTGAGGGTTGTTCCTGTGTTTCCTCAGTATTTGAGTGATTCTATTGATGGTCTCGATGCCTTGGATGGAATTGAAGATAATACAGTTAATGAAAAAGCTGAATCTTCGATGTCCGATGCTCAGAAAGGTGCCCAGTTACCTGCATTCTCTGGTGCATTTACATCTGCTCAAGTGAGAGATGTGATCGAGAGTGAGATGGACCAAGATAACAGCTCCGACCGAGATGGGGCAAGTACAATCTTTGAGGAGACGGAGAGCATTTCTGTTGGGGAGGTGATGAAAAGCCCAGTTTTTAGTGAAGATGATTCGTCCGACAACTCCTTCTGGATTGATTTGGGTCAGAGTCCAGTTGTGACCGATCATTCAGGGCTGTCGAACAAGGGGAAGTTAGGGTCTCCGCTACCGCCTTCATGGTTTAGCAGAAAGAAGAACAACAAGAAGGTATCACCAAATTTTGGCTCCAGGGCACCAAGAAGCCCCCTTAGCAACGATCATGGATTATCTTTTGATGCTGCTGTATTGTCAGTCTCGCAAGAACAAGATCGTGCAGAGGCATCGGAGATTTGGCGAAAATATGCAATCCCTGAACATGTAAATGAGATTGGGGAAGAACTGAAAGATAAGGAAGCGGATGGCAAACGAGCTGTGACTCATGAGAATGGCTTGACTTCTGACATATGTTCTGCGAGCCATGTTGAAGTGAATGAGAGTGCCATAAGAAGGGAAACCGAAGGGGAGTTCCGATTGTTAGGTAGGAGGGAAGGAAATAATAACCGGTTTGCTAGTAGTAAATTCCTGGGGATACAAGAGAACGACAGAATCACAAGCATGGATCGCAAGGTTTCTTTCAGCATGGAAGACAACAGAATTGCAGAAATTTTTTGTGGTAATTCTGAGTTGTGTGAAGTGTCTGGACGCGCACTCGCTGGTAGTGATGATGAAGACGATGCTACTCACGGTGATGAGGATGGTAGTGTTCAGGGGTCGTGCAGGTTGGAACCTGAGATGGTTTGCAGAAACATTGATCATGTGGATATGATGGGCCTGAATAAAACAACATTACGACTACGCTACCTGATCAACTGGCTTGTGACATCGTTGTTGCAGTTGCGATTACCAGATCCGGCTGGGGGAAATGGTAGCTCTCTTGTTCAGATATATGGTCCAAAGATTAAATACGAAAGGGGTGCTGCTGTTGCGTTCAACGTGAAGGATCAGAGTGGCACGGTGATCAAACCTGAAATTGTTCAAAAGCTGGCTGAGGAAAATGGCATCTCTCTCGGTATCgggtttctgagccatataaggCTCTTGGACAATCAGAAACCTTTACCCGGAGAACTTCTAGCTGATCCTGCGAATACTGGTCATGAGAGCAAGAGCAAAACTAAGAATGCTGTCGTTCGGGTGGAGGTCGTTACCGCTTCTCTAGGGTTCCTCACAAACTTTGAGGATGTATACAAGCTATGGGCGTTTGTGGCCAAGTTCCTGGATTCTGCCTTCCTTAAGAATGGCAGATTATCCACCATTTCAGAGATTCCAGAAACATGA